Proteins co-encoded in one Bradyrhizobium sp. 170 genomic window:
- the purU gene encoding formyltetrahydrofolate deformylase, with the protein MPDHQFVLTLSCPDRPGIVSAVSTFLAHNGQNILDAQQFDDIETKKFFMRVVFTAADLAVELQALQTGFTAIADRFAMEWQMRDRANRRRVMLLVSKSDHCLVDILYRWRTGELEMIPTAVVSNHPRETYGNLDFGEIPFHYMPVTKETKREQEEAVWKLAQDTKTDLVVLARYMQILSDEMSARLSGRCINIHHSFLPGFKGARPYHQAHERGVKLIGATAHYVTRDLDEGPIIDQDVERISHRDTPEDLSRKGRDIERRVLARAMRHHLEDRVILNGRKTVVFMD; encoded by the coding sequence ATGCCCGATCACCAGTTCGTCCTGACCCTGTCCTGCCCGGATCGCCCCGGCATCGTTTCCGCGGTGTCGACCTTTCTCGCCCATAATGGGCAGAACATCCTGGACGCCCAGCAGTTCGACGACATCGAGACCAAAAAATTCTTCATGCGGGTGGTGTTCACTGCTGCCGATCTCGCGGTCGAATTGCAGGCCCTGCAGACCGGCTTCACCGCGATCGCCGACCGCTTTGCCATGGAATGGCAGATGCGCGACCGCGCCAATCGCCGCCGGGTGATGCTGCTGGTCTCCAAGTCCGATCATTGCCTGGTCGACATCCTTTATCGCTGGCGCACCGGCGAACTCGAGATGATCCCGACTGCTGTTGTCTCCAACCATCCGCGCGAGACCTATGGCAATCTGGATTTCGGCGAGATCCCGTTCCACTACATGCCCGTGACGAAGGAAACCAAGCGCGAGCAGGAAGAGGCGGTCTGGAAACTGGCTCAGGACACCAAGACCGATCTCGTGGTGCTGGCGCGTTACATGCAGATCCTGTCGGACGAAATGTCGGCAAGGCTGTCGGGGCGCTGCATCAACATCCACCACTCGTTCCTGCCGGGATTCAAGGGCGCGCGGCCCTACCACCAGGCGCATGAGCGCGGCGTCAAGCTGATCGGCGCTACCGCGCATTACGTCACCCGCGATCTCGACGAGGGCCCGATCATCGACCAGGACGTCGAGCGCATCAGTCACCGCGACACGCCGGAAGATCTGTCGCGCAAGGGCCGCGACATCGAGCGCCGCGTACTGGCGCGCGCCATGCGCCATCATTTGGAGGATCGCGTGATCCTCAACGGCCGCAAGACCGTGGTGTTTATGGACTGA
- a CDS encoding uroporphyrinogen-III synthase — MADRLNGYRILILETREEAQFSRLLTEQGADVLQCPMFTIHDAPDPAPVEAWIGRCIEKPFDDLVLMTGEGLRRLMKVVRRIGVEQEFIAALGKARTFARGPKPGKALREIGLEPQMTTEKPTSEGIAEMLSRLDLGGHRLGLQLYPDKDHSVLIGAIKAQGAEVDTVLPYAYDAQAADANIIAAIDEMAAGRIDAIALTNLGQIRRLIEVARARGCEDRLRDGLERTPIASVGPAVSDELKSHGLRTDIYPAEDAFFMRPLISAMAAALGKNPPRAVAGRIGPV; from the coding sequence ATGGCTGACAGATTGAACGGTTACCGCATTCTGATCCTGGAAACGCGCGAGGAAGCGCAGTTTTCCCGCCTGCTCACCGAGCAGGGCGCCGACGTGCTGCAATGTCCGATGTTCACCATCCACGACGCGCCGGACCCGGCGCCGGTCGAAGCCTGGATCGGGCGGTGCATTGAAAAGCCCTTTGACGATTTGGTGCTGATGACGGGCGAAGGCCTGCGCCGGCTGATGAAGGTAGTCCGGCGGATCGGTGTCGAACAGGAATTCATTGCCGCGCTCGGCAAGGCGCGCACATTCGCGCGCGGGCCCAAACCGGGCAAGGCGCTGCGCGAAATCGGGCTGGAACCGCAGATGACGACGGAAAAGCCAACCTCCGAAGGCATTGCCGAGATGCTGTCGCGCCTCGATCTCGGCGGCCATCGCCTCGGCCTGCAGCTTTACCCGGACAAGGACCACAGCGTCCTGATCGGCGCGATCAAGGCGCAAGGCGCCGAGGTAGATACCGTGCTGCCCTATGCCTATGACGCGCAGGCCGCCGACGCCAATATCATCGCCGCCATCGACGAGATGGCCGCCGGCCGCATCGATGCGATCGCGCTGACCAATCTCGGCCAGATCCGCCGCCTGATCGAGGTTGCGCGGGCGCGAGGCTGCGAGGATCGGTTACGTGACGGGCTCGAGCGCACGCCGATCGCTTCCGTCGGACCGGCAGTATCGGACGAACTCAAGTCCCACGGCCTGCGCACCGATATCTATCCGGCCGAGGACGCCTTCTTCATGCGGCCGCTGATCTCGGCGATGGCGGCGGCGCTTGGGAAAAATCCGCCGCGGGCGGTGGCCGGCCGGATCGGTCCGGTCTAG
- a CDS encoding class I SAM-dependent methyltransferase produces MEDTVTEAVRKQYEAYSYPPPIEDAEEFRKKWGPLTCDPKFAGIQLWPEGRPRQDLRILCAGCGSSQAALIALNNPDCSVLGIDLSETSLAHSKRLRDRHSLTNLELRQMSLLDVGELNRSFDLILCTGVLHHLPNPDAGLKALADILDPSGSMAIMLYGKAGRAGVYLVQDILRRLGAGQNAEGVRIARELLKLVPSHHYLISTTGKLPHDLADDAGIVDMLLHPQDRAYSVPEIMEFVAAAGLIFFGWSDNALYCADRFLSGEMLERVLALPAAEQWAVIDNLTVLNDRHDFFVRKPQSTRFLTRFDTDDYLSYVPRVRSGIKLAGDVNSLILTRRSLHGEVVTPNIEIGSAPAGAA; encoded by the coding sequence ATGGAAGATACAGTTACAGAAGCCGTCAGGAAGCAGTACGAGGCGTATAGCTATCCGCCACCAATTGAGGACGCCGAGGAATTCAGAAAGAAATGGGGACCGCTGACTTGTGACCCCAAATTTGCGGGCATTCAGTTGTGGCCTGAGGGCCGACCTCGGCAAGACCTGCGCATATTATGCGCCGGTTGCGGCTCCTCCCAAGCGGCTCTGATCGCCCTTAATAACCCGGACTGTTCCGTCCTCGGTATCGATCTTTCCGAGACCAGCCTCGCTCATTCGAAGCGTCTTCGCGATCGACACAGCCTCACCAACCTTGAACTTCGGCAAATGAGCCTGCTGGACGTCGGCGAGTTGAATCGCTCCTTTGACCTGATCCTTTGCACTGGCGTTCTTCACCACCTTCCCAATCCGGACGCCGGATTAAAGGCTCTCGCAGATATACTCGATCCATCAGGAAGCATGGCAATCATGCTTTACGGGAAGGCTGGGCGCGCTGGAGTATATCTAGTTCAGGATATCTTGCGGCGACTTGGAGCCGGTCAAAATGCGGAGGGCGTCAGGATTGCCCGTGAGCTTTTGAAGCTTGTCCCATCGCACCATTATCTGATCTCGACGACCGGCAAACTACCCCATGACCTTGCCGACGATGCGGGGATAGTGGACATGCTGCTTCACCCGCAAGATAGAGCCTACTCGGTGCCGGAGATCATGGAGTTTGTTGCAGCGGCTGGGCTCATTTTCTTCGGTTGGAGCGACAACGCCCTCTACTGCGCCGATCGTTTTCTGAGCGGAGAGATGCTGGAAAGGGTTTTGGCGCTCCCAGCCGCGGAGCAGTGGGCCGTCATCGATAATCTTACCGTGCTAAACGACAGGCACGATTTCTTCGTCAGGAAGCCTCAAAGCACGCGCTTCCTTACTCGTTTCGATACAGATGATTATCTGTCGTATGTCCCTCGCGTTCGATCCGGCATTAAGCTTGCTGGTGACGTCAACTCGTTGATCCTGACGCGCCGTTCGCTTCATGGGGAAGTTGTTACCCCCAATATCGAAAT